The DNA region ATTAGTTCAATAGCGGGGAGTTGCGTGCCGGCCCCTGTCCATTGAACCCCAAGACATCGAAGGCGGACTGGCGTCCGGAGCATAGCTCCGCTCGGGAGGCGTGTCAATTGGTGATAACAGATGGGATGAGAAGGGCGGTCTCCAGCGGGATGCGTTAAGCTCCCAGTTATCGACGCGCGCGAAGCGCGGGAGACAAGGATACCGGCGATGAAGAAGCTTACCACCACGATGATGCAGGAGACACTCAACAAGTAGGACCGACGCCTGACAGTCGGTCTGGATCTGGGCGACAGGTCGAGCTTTTATTGCGTGCTGGATGAGAAGGTGACGTGCTGCTGGAGCAGAAGGTGAGCACGACATCCAAGGCGATAAACGAGATTTTCGAAGCGATGCCTCATAGGAGTCTCGTTCACGAGAACATCACGCAGCATACCGCCCAATCCGGGTCAACATCCCCATAAGTGCAGCCATCACGGGGTTGAGTTCGGCGGCCAACTCTTTTTGTGTACCGGTAACAGCGAACTGATACGCCTACGGGAAGCTCTGGACCTTACTATAATTTTATGGCTTATATCGACGGCGAGCTGATCGGGTCTTGGGAAAACCAAACCTTCTTTTGGGCAGGAAAGGACTGGTTGGGAACAAAGCGATATGAAGCAGCGGGGAAGGAGATATAGGCTCAACGGCTGTACCCGTATACCGTAATGCCTATACCAGCTTGCCCTTCGGCGATGCTCTTAGCTCCATCGGCTTTGATCCTCTGCACTTTACCCGCAAAGAAAGAGACGCTGAAAGCGGCTTGGATAACTTCGGTGCTCGCATGTACGCGTCTACGATGGGCCGCTTCATGTCGCCCGATCCGCTGAACCTCACAGATGACCGCGTGCTCAATCCTCAGACCCTCAACAAGTACGCTTACGCCGCCGACAATCCATTGAAGTATGTGGATGATGACGGCAAGGACATAACGGTCTTCTATGAGAAGTCAGCTCCACTTGAGCCGACAAGTTTCGGCCACATCATGTTCGTGGCTGAGAATCAGCAGACTGGGGATGCTGCGGCAATGAGCTTTGGCCCAGTTCACGATTCGGAATATGGCTTGACGCCATTAGGGGCACCGGTAAACAGTACGAATTCATTTATTGCCCCAGGGCACATTTAGCGCTGATGATCTTCGTCAGAACTTCGCGTCCCTGACGATCCAAACGAGTCCGGAAGAAGCTCAAAAGGTGATCGAGTTCATTCGCAATTTATCCAATTCTTCCAATCCCTACATGTTGTTTAAAAACAACTGCACCACGACCTGCGTACAGGCTCTGAAAATCCTTGGCATATTGCCCAGTAACAACAAGATCATTACGCCTAAAGGTCTCTGGAACAATCTTTTTCCTAAATATTCGGGTACGAAGAACACGAACTTCTTCGGCCAACAGAAGGCACCGACAAACGGCGTCAATTATGGGTATCAGTCCGGCTACGACCCCTTCCAGCTAATGGATCTTTTGGAGAAGCACTGCACCGATAGTTGGGACGATAAGACGAACACGCTGACAAGTACCTGCAACTGAGGGGCCAAGATGAACAATCAAGCGATAGAGCAAAACACGAAGACACAGCGGAATGCATATCGGATTTCGGCTCTTATCGCCACCCTTGTGTTCTTGATTAGCGCTTATGTATGGTTCCAGGCATGTATCCAAGAGACCAATTTTTGCTCTTTGCTGCCGCAGCAGTCGTTCTGATCGCATCGCTGACGGTCGGATCGTGGTGGATAAAGAAAGCTCCCCTCGCAAAGTGGCCGGTTGATCCGTTGATCGGAATCGTACTTCTCTTTGAGCTAGGAGAATGTGCGTTCGGAATCTTCAAGGTGCTGTCGTTAGCCTTCCGCTGATCAGAGTCCTTGTCTGGCTTCTGTGGTGTGCCTCTTGAAAAGCACGCTGCTACGCAGCGGAATAAGGGTGACAGCTCAACCCTGACTGCGGGTGAGGTCTTGCCCTTGCCATCGATCTCCACGAAGACAGAGAACTGCTTGTGGGCATCGCATCCGATCACTGCTGGCATAGTGCTCTCCTATGAGGCGCAAGTGGCGCTTTCATAGGTTCACCAAACCTGAAAGGGAGCTGACGAGCAAACCTAACATAGCCGCAGCATCCCCGACGTCACAGCCCCGGCTCATCACCGGGGCGTTTCGCGTCTGTGATGCTGATCAAATTCAGGCGATCCGGTGGTCTTATGGAGTTTTGTAAGGCTTTGTAAGGTGACTCTGATTTTGTAAGGTAAAACAGGGGATTGGCCGAAATTAGAGGGTACTGTAGGGACTAGAGGGCATCAGCCATCGTACTGTAAGGTGCTGATTCTAAGGCTATTGTGTGAGATCTAAAGATCTTGCGGAAGGGTTTGGTGGGCAGTGAGGGACTCGAACCCCCGACATCCTGCTTGTAAGGCAGGCGCTCTAACCAACTGAGCTAACCGCCCATTCCGGTTATTCCATGACTGGATTCAGTGTATGGGAGGGATGGCAGAGATGCAATGCGTGAAATTTGTTGCCGAAGTCACCATCCGTTCAGGGAAATAAATTCTTCTGATTCAAGAGCTTTGCGAAATTTGAAATTTTGCACCATACTAAAGTTGTGTTGCGAGAGTCTATTTAGTGGAAAGCTCTCCAAATTGACATGACCCAACTGAACTGATGAATGTTGAGCAGACAAGACGGCGCGGCGGTTCGCAGTGGATGATCGTTGCCATTGCCATGCTTGCGTTCGCAGTCTTCTCGTGGGGCGTTCGTTATAAGGTTTCCCTCTATAATCCCGCAACCCATATGTCAGCGGCAAAGCTGCTCTCGCAACGGGAAAGGCCCGCTACGTTTGAAAGTGCAAAGCTAGCCGCTGATCCCGCGGTCAACCTTGAGCCGGTCACGTTTTTCGCCCTTGCAATGGGTGTCGTGCTGGCATGGGTGTGGTCGCTGAAGCCCACTTTCTCCCCGAGAAGTGTAAGGCATCGGGCTAAGGCCCCTAAGCAGCCCGACCAGACCTTCTTCTTCTTTCGTCCCCCGCCTGTACCTCTCGTTAATTAATCCCCGCACATAGCGTTTGCCTTGAGCACAATTGCTCAAGCACAGTTTCAGGTTCCTGTCCGGAGGACCTGCGGCTGCGTATTTTTCTATGCCGGCTTCCGTTTCAACACAGGTGTTTACAACATGTGCAAGCGAATTTCCCTGACCTCGGCAGGGATCCCCGTGCTAGTTACTTTGGCGTGTTTAGTCTCCATTGGCTGTAAAAACAGTAGCCATCAAGCAACCCTCTTGGCTCCGATAGGTGCGTCGGTGGTTCGTGTCACTCGGGGCAATCTCGCCAGCACACTTACAGTAGCCGGACAGTTTCAGCCGTATCAGCAAGTTGATCTTCATGCCAAGGTATCGGGGTATATTCGGCATATTAACGTGGACATCGGTGACCGCGTATACGCTGGGCAGGTAATTGCGACACTGGAGGTTCCTGAACTCAACGCACAACTGGCAGGAGCACAGGCTGAGGTGCGACATAGTCAATCGGAGATCAACCGAGCCAAGAGCCAAGTTGCCGGAGCTAAGTCGAGCCACGCTGCGCTGCACGATGCGTACATGCGTCTGGCTCAAGCTGCACAGCAGCGGCCGGGCTTGATCGCGCAGCAGGAGCTGGATGATGCACTGGCGAAAGATCAGAATTCAGAGGCTAGCGTCGATGTTGCAAAGGCTGCTCTCGAAGCTACGGAAGAGCAATTAGGTGTATCGAGTGCCGACAAGCAACGAGTTCAGGCCTTGTCCGACTACTCCGTTGTCACTGCCCCATTTAGTGGAGTCATTACGAAGCGCTATGCCGACACGGGGTCACTGATCCAGGCTGGGACAGCCTCGAATACACAGGCAATGCCTGTCGTGCAGCTTGCACAAAGCGACATGCTGCGGTTGCGTATGCCGGTGCCGGAGGCAGACGTCCCGTACATCGAAGATGGTGGAACTGTGCAGGTGAAAGTACAGGCTACCGGGAAAGACTTTACTGGCAAGGTAATCCGATTTGCTCGTGCATTGGATCCTACGACCAGAACGATGATTACTGAGGTAGACGTTGCCAATCCTACGCTGGAACTTAGCCCTGGAATGTATGCGGAGGCGATTATTTCGCTCCAGCAACGAAAAAGCGTCCTGACTCTTCCCATTCAAGCGGTTGTGCAGGGAGATTCACAGTCATACGTTTTAGCGCTTGACTCAAGTAATCATGTGCAAAAAAAGATTGTCACCTTGGGGGTACAGGGGGCGGACAAGGTTGAGATTACCAGTGGCCTTACCGAGGGCCAACTCGTGATTGTATCTGCCCAGGCAAACTATCAGGTGGGACAGCCCGTCAGTCCGAAGTTCGAATCAGTTTCGATGCCGAGCGAAGTGGGAGGTAAGTAATGTCATCGTTTGCCATTAAATATCCCTTCTTTGTCTTGATGATGTGTCTCATCGTTGTTGTTGTAGGTGTGACGACTGTCATCGGCATGCCGGTTGACCTATTTCCGCAGGTGAATATCCCGGTGGTGGTAGTGGCAACATTTTATTCAGGGATGCCGCCGCAGCAGATTGAATCCGATATTACGAACAGCTATGAGCGCTTCTTTACACTTGGCAGCGGAATTGATCATATTGAGTCTCGTTCATTGCCCGGTGTAAGTCTGATCAAGATTTATTTTCAACCCGGCGTTGATAGTAACGCTGCGGTAAGTAATATCTCGAACCTCGCCATGGCGAACTTGCGTCGGCTACCTCCGGGAACGCTGCCACCTGTTGTCCTCAAATTCGACGCTTCCAACATGCCTGTCTGCCTGATCACGTTAAAAGGGCAGGGTCTCAATGAGACGCAGTTGAAAGATCTTGCGCAGTTCAGTGTGAGGAACCAGGTTGCGAATGTTCCCGGAGCCTCAGTCCCACAGCCATATGGCGGAAAATATCGGCAGATTCAGGTGTATGTCGATCCGGTAAAGCTGGAAGCCCACCAGATGAGCGTAATGGATGTGGTGAAATCCCTGAACGCGTCGAACCTGATTTTGCCTGCCGGGGATGTTCGGATCGGACCCAAGGACTACAACATCTATGCAAATAGTCAGGTACCTATCGTCGATCAGATTAATGATTTACCACTTAAGACGGTGGGTAACTCATCTGTGATGGTGGGGGATATCGGGCAGGCGAAAGATGCAGGACAGTTACAGACCAATATTGTTCGGGTGGATGGGCAGAAATCGGTCTACATTCCGGTATTGAAGCAAGGCGGCAATTCAAACACGATCACCATTGTTAATGGTGTCAAGAACGCTGTAGCTCATTTGCTGGACGTTCCTAAGGTGCTGAAGACGGATGTGGTCTTCGACCAATCGGTGTTTGTCAAGATCGCAGTGAAGAACGTGATCAACGAAGGCATGATTGGTCTTGTGCTCACGGCACTCATGATTCTGTTATTTCTCGGTAATTTCCGCGCAACGATTGCTGTTTTGCTCTCCATTCCTATCTCTTGTCTGGCAACGTTTCTTATTTTGAATATGGGCGGCAGTTCCATCAACACGATGGTCCTTGGCGGTCTTGCGCTTGCGCTTTCTCGGCTTATCGATAATTCCGTTGTCGTGCTGGAAAACATATTTAGACATATGGAGATGGGAGAGTCCCCTGTTGTTGCCGCCGAGCGAGGTGGAAAGGAAGTGCAACTCGCTGTATTGGCGGGAACAGTTTGTACTTGTATTGTCTTTTTTCCTGTGGTGCTTCTATATGGAGTGAGTAAATATCTTTTTACCGCATTGGCATTATCTGTCGTGATTGCATTGTTCGCGTCCTTTATCGTCGCGATGACTGTTGTCCCTTTATTTTGCGCACGCTTCATTCGTATGGATGAGACACATGAAGACTTCGAAGAAGTGGAATCGAAAACGGACCCGGCCAGCGCTCTGAACGAAGCGAAGAAGCGAAATCCATTTCGCGCTGTCATCTTCCACTTCAATCGCGGGTTCTATGCGCTTCTGGCCTGGTATGAACGTGCCATATGGAAATGCCTCAAAAAGCCAGGTATTGTTGTTGGCGGCTTCTCGTTCATGTTTATTCTCAGTCTTGCGATCTATCCGTTTATGGGAAAAGCATTCTTTCCACGGACCGATCCGGGGCAGTTCGTTATTAACGTGAAGGTACCGGCGGGAACACGAATTGAGCTGACGAATGAATATGTTGCCAGGATGGAGCAGGACATACGAGGCATCGTAACTCCTCATGATCTGAACATTATTGTTTCAAATATTGGTATTACCCCAGATCTCTCGGCCATCTACACCTCTAATTCAGGAATGCATACTGCGTTTATTCAGGTTAGCTTGAAGGAAGATCACAAAATCGGTAGTTATATTTACATGGACCGGGTTCGACGTAAGCTCACCGAAGACTTTCCAGATGTCGGAACTTACTTTCAGGCGGGTGGTCTAGTAGATTCGGTTGTAAATCAAGGTAAGCCGGCGCCTATCGATATTCAGATAGCGGGCAATAGTCTTAAGGAAGATTATCAACTGGCGCAGGCGACGGCTATGAAACTGCGAAAGCTCAGTTCTGTCAGTGATGTGCTGGTTCCTCAGGATCTGGACTATCCAGGGCTTGAACTTAATATCAATCGAGAGCGTGCTGCCCTGCTGGGCGTTTCGCCGAAGGATGTCGTTGACAACGTTATTACCGCCCTTACTTCGGACGGCATGATCGCTCCCAGCTTCTGGGTCGATCCGAAAAGCGGTAATAGCTATATGTTGACTGTCCAATACCCGGAGAATCAGATCAAAACACTTACTGATTTTATGCAGATTCCTTTGCGTTCGCCAGATGGCCTTAAAACCACTCCACTGGAATCGCTCGCAAGTATCAAGCAAATCAATACACCCACGGAGGTGGACCACTATCAGCTTCGGCGCCTGATTGACATCTACGTGATGCCGAAGACGGAAGATCTAAGTCATGCCAATGCTGATGTGAATAAGGTCTTATCGGAGACAAAGGTCCCTGAAGGCGTGATTGTGAAGGAGGTGGGAGCGATCCGGGATATGCAATCTTCTTTTTCCAGTTTCGGCATAGGTCTGATTCTGGCGATTGTGCTCGTCTACCTTGTATTGATGGCGCAATTCGCGTCCTTCTCTGATCCTTTTGTCATTCTGTTAGCGGTGCCACCTGGAATTACAGGTGTGCTTGTCTTTCTGTGGATGACGGGTACGACTGTGAACGTGATGTCACTGATGGGTGCTGTAATGATGACCGGTATTGCCGTATCAAACAGTATCTTGATCGTGGAATTTACCGGAACCTTGCGCGAGAAGGGAATGGGGCTTCTCCAGGCTTTGATTGAAGCGAGCAAAGCCAGGTTACGACCGATTCTGATGACCACACTAGCGACCGTTCTGGGGCTAATTCCGATGGCATTGGCTCTCGAACCAGGCAGCGAACAGTATGCTCCGCTGGCGCGTGCCATTCTGGGCGGCTTGGTGGTTTCAGTTGTTGTGACGGTGTTTCTCGTTCCGTCAGCCTATTTATTGATTCATCACAAGGAAGAAACGGCTGCTGAGCAGGAGGCCCAACATGGTTAGAAAGCTACGTACTTTTGTTTTGCTATGGCTTGCATTCTGTGTTTCAGCGATAACATGGGCGCAGGTTCAACCTGCTATCCGGTTGCCGAATGCGCCGTCAGTGAGTGGCTCTCTGCTTGCGGCGGCGCAGGTTGGAGCCATCCCGGAGGCTTCCAGTTCAGGTGCTCCGGTTCTGCTGACTCGTGCGCAGGCGGAGACCATTGCTCTGGCGAACAATCCTCGTATTCATATTGGCCAGTTGCTGGCTAAGGTGCAGCACCAGGTGGTGAGAGAGACTCGTTCGAGTGAGTTGCCGGACCTGAGCGGAAATCTGACGGCGGTTAAAGCTGAGGAGGCAAGCCGTATGTCGGCGGGTAGCCTGACTGCTTCGCGGCTGTTGGAACATGCTGGAATGGGGGTTCAACTAAACCAGTTGATTACCGATTTCGGTCATACGCAAAATCTGGTAGCTTCGGCGAAGCTAAACGAGAAGGCTCGATTGGCGGATGCTGAGGCGAGCCGGGAAGACATCATCCTGGCTACGGACCAGGTGTTCTATCAGGCTATCGAGGCGGAAGCTACGTTGAAGGTTGCCGAGCAGACTGTTTCAGCAAGGCAGACGCTGGTCGATCAGGTTAGCGCGCTTACTTTGGCGAAGTTGAAGTCCGACCTCGATCTTAGCTTTGCACAGGTAAATTTGTCTCAGGCAAAATTACTGCAACTGGATGCCCAGAACAATTTTGATGCCGCAAAAGCGGCGCTTGACGCCGTGCTTGGCTATGATAGTCGGACTAATTACAGTCTGGTGGCCGGATCGGATCCGCTGGCCGCATTGCCTCCGGATGTTGGGACGCTGATTGCATCGGCGCTTCAGAATCGGCCCGACCTTCAATCATTGCAGTGGAACGAGCAGGCGGCGCGGAAGTATAGCCGGGCGCAGCATGAACAGCTTTTGCCTACGATCAGCGCACTGGGAGTAGTCGGGAAGACACCCGTTGGTTCGAGCCAGTATTTTCCTACTGACTGGTATGGGGCTGTGGGCGTCAATATGAGCGTTCCGATCTTCAACGGATTCCGCTACTCTGCGGAGGCTTCTCAGGCTTCGCTGGAGGCGAAGGCTGCGGCCGAGCGCACGCGCGACCTGCGCGATCAGGTGGTTCGCGATGTTCGGACGGCGTGGCTGAATGCTAACACTGCTTTGCAGCGCGTGACGGTGACGGGAGAGTTGATGCGTCAGGCGAATCTCGCACTCAATCTGGCGCAGACGCGGTATCAGCTTGGGTTGAGCTCCATCGTGGAACTGAGTCAGGCACAGTTGCAGCAGACGCAGGCGGCGATCGGCGACGCGAATGCGCGGTCTCAGTATGGCTTTGCAATGGCGGATCTGCGGTTTCAAACCGGAAGGCAGCCTTGATGTCTTGCAGGGCTACTGAGGGCTGCGAGTTTCGGCGGTCACCTGAGTGGCATCGAGCAGCGTGAGGAGGATGCGGCGGAGGGCGGTTTCGCGGCCAGTGGGATCGTACCACTCTTGCAGAGTGTGGATGCCGCCTCCGCTGCCTCCGCTGCCGATGGCCATGGCGGGAATTCCCAAGGAAAGAGGGATATTCGCATCGGTGGACCCGAGGTGGGTTTCGGTGCGCAGGGTGAGGTGGCGGTCTACCGCGCGCAGGGTTTCGAGCAGGGGTGAGTCGTCGGGAAGGACGGCAGCGGGACGATTGCCTATATTTTGAACCGCGACTTCGGGTGTGGCTGTCGTAGCGTTTTGTGAAGTAGCTGTGGCCAGGAAACTGTTGCAGATTTTGTGGACGGCGGTCTCGGTGGCGTGTAAGTGGTCAGGGTTAGTGGAGCGCAGGTCGAGCAAGGCGGTGGCGGATTCAGGGATGGAGTTGATGGAGTGTCCGCCGGAGATTTGTCCGACATTGAGAGTGATAAGGGGCTTGCTTGGCAAGTCGATGTCGGCGATGACAGTGAGGATGCGGCTGAGAATGATTATAGGATTGGGTGCTCCGGCGTTGGCCCAGGAGTGGCCGCCTGGCCCCTTTACAGTGATACGCAGACGCAGGCTGCCGAGGGCGCGGGTGACGACAGTGTTGGTGCCGCCGCCTTCGAGGACGAGCGCGGCGGCGATGCGGTTGCAGTAGGGCCCCTGCTCGAAGAGATGCCTCATGCCGCGAAGATTGCCTTCGCCCTCTTCGCCTACGTTAGCAGCGAAGAGGATAGGGATCGGAGGCGTGATGTTGGCATAGCGGAGGGCAGCTGCGATGCCAAGCAGTGCGGTGAGTCCGGCGGCGTTGTCGCAAATGCCGGGAGCGTAAATGCGGGAACCGGATTCGGTGGGGTCGCAGAAGGTTCCCCCCGGAAAGACGGTGTCGAGGTGGGCGGACAGGAGGATGACGGGGTCAGAAGCAAGACCGACCGCGGATTTCGACGAACAAGTTACCGCTTGATGGGGGGGGGCCTTTCGAGTAAGTTCGGCTAAGGCGTTGCCTTCCTTATCGAGGTGGATGTTGCTGAGCCCGAGTTGCTGGAAGCGACTGAGGAACCAGGCTGCCCGGTCAGATTCTCCGAAGGAAGGCGCGGGGATGCGGACCATCTCTAACTGCCATTGGCGGAGTTGAGGCTGGTGGAGGTGCAGCCAGTGGAAGGCTCGGTGGACGGCGGTAAGAGTCGCCAGGCGGGTGATTCGCTGTTGGGCATTGGCGGACATTTGGCGGGTGTTGAAATCCTTTTAGCGGATGCGAATTACCGACTTGTACGAGCTTACTCAGTATTCCACCTTGACGAGGAATAGGCCGGACGCGGGAGCGGTGGGCCCGGCGGCGGAGCGATTGCGGGCAGCGAGGATGGTGGGGATGGAATTGGCCGGGATACGCCCTGTGCCTGCTTCTGCAAAGGTTCCTACCAGGTTGCGGACCATGTGGTGGAGGAAACCCGTGCCGGTGACCCTGTAGATGAGAAGGTCTTCGTGTTGGCGCCATGCCGATTCGTAGATAGTGCGGGTGGTTAAGGCAGAGGCGCTTTGGAAATTTACGTCGGAAGCTCCGGAGGGGGGGCTGGTAGAGCTGTTCTCATCTTTTAACACGGCGATACGGGCGGTCAGGTCGGGGTCGACGGCGGCGAAGGAGGTGAAGTCGTGGGTACCGAGGATGTAGGTGGCTGCCTCTTGGAGTTGCTCCATGTCGAGAGGGAAGGGGCAGGGCCAGACGTAGGGGGCCTGCATCGGCGAGCAGATGCTGTTGGTGGGGTGGATGCGGTACTCGTAGGTTTTGCCGATGGCGCTGTGGCGGGCGTGAAAGCTGGGCGCGGCGTGCTCGATGGAGAGGACACGGATGCTGGGTGGAAGGGCGTGGTTGAGGGCTCGGAGGAAGTTTGCAGGGGGGATCGGGGATTCGAGGAAGAAGGAGGCTACCTGGGCGAGAGCGTGGACTCCGGCGTCGGTGCGGCCTGAGCCCTGGGGGAGGACCGACTCTCTCGTGATGTGATGGATTGCGTGGGCGAGGGTTCCCTGAATGGTAGGGAGGTTGGGTTGAACCTGCCAGCCGTGGAAGGGGGTTCCGTCGTAGCTGAGGATGGTTTTCCAGAGAGGCATGGACGTCTTTGGACGGTATCACGGATGGTTTGGGGAGGGCAGGTTTAGTGGTTCAAGGACATGGAACTACATCAGCGGGATGGAGTGTGCCCTATCCTTTGCGCTGACCTACAAAGGATGGGGCACCAGAGTTCTATTTGCTGAGCCAAGCTAGTGGAGCATCGTGGTTGTGACGATGACCTGCGTGGCCTTGAGGTAGTTGCCGTACCCGACGATGATCGTCGAGCTCACGAGGAGGAAGAGGCCAGCGGCGACGAGCCATCGCGTACGGCGGCTCGTGCCTCTCCACTCTTTTAGTGCCAAGCCCCATAAGGTGGCGAAGATGATGATGCTTGCCATGTGCAGGGTCCAACTGGAGAAGTCGTACTTTCCCATCTTGGTCTGGCCCATCGAATAGAAGAAGAATTGGAAGTACCAGATGACGCCGGCCATGGCAGCGAAGAGGTAATTGGCAACCAGCGTTTTGGGGGCAAGCCGGTCGTAGGTGGAAGCGTCGAGCGGATCGAAGTCGACAAGGGTATCGCCGGAGGCGTGGGAGGCGCGCATGGGGTTGGTGCCAGGTGCGCCGAAGAACTGCTTGACGGAGCTGTTTTTGACGATGAGGATGGCGGACCAGATGAAGTTGGTGAGGAAGCCCCCCCAGAGGACGACGATCAGGATGGGAAGATTTTGCCAGAGGTCGAGGCGGTGGTGAGCCAGGAGCTGGGTTTTGGCGATGTCGCCGATGGGCTTGCCGGCGGCGAGGCCAAAGGCGAAGAAGCTGCTCATGATGCCGGCGAAGATGGCGACGGCGATGCCTTTGATAAACGAGAAGTCGGATTCGCCTGCTTCGGCCTTCTCTTCGGGGGTGATCTCTTTTTCTTTGGACCAGCCTGCGGCTCCATTGACGGCTACGGCGATAAGGCAGATGGCGACGCCGAGGAGGATGATCTGGCCGGAGGTCTCATGCATAATGGTGGTGATCTGGCCGCTGTATATGGGCGGGATCAGCGTGCCGAAGGCGGTGCAGAGGCCGAGGGCGATGGCATAGCCTAGAGCGATACCGAGATAGCGGATAGCAAGGCCGAAGGTGAGGCCACCAATTCCCCAGAGTGCACCGAAGAGGAAGGCGTAGAGGCAGTCGGACGGATGCGTGGCGTAGGCAGTATGGAGAATGCCGGCGAGGTTGGGTACGAAGATGGAGGCAAGAACTACTGGCGCGACGATCCAGGCAGCGAAGCCTTGGATGAGCCAGTAAATCTCCCATGACCAGCGTTTGATGGCGCGAAAGGGAATGAAGTTAGTGGCGGAAGCGAAGCCGCCGATCCAGTGATAGATGACGCCGATAAACGGATTGGTTCCCACGCAGACCTCGTTGATGGTGCAATGATAGTGACGGTGCTGTGTCGGGTACTATCCTACCTGACGAAATTTGCGTTGGGGAAATATACTCTCTATTGAATTTGACGCCGCTGGTAGTGCGGCTGGAGGTCGGCTCTGCGAGTTTCATTATTCATTACCTGCTACAACGACACGCTGTTTCCTGAGACGGGTAAGTCCGTGGTGAAGGTGCTGGAACGGTTGGGGCATAGCGTGGAGTTTCCCGCTGGACAGACCTGTTGCGGGCAGATGCATTACAACACGGGCTATCAGTTCGAGGCGATGCCGCTGGTGCAACGGTTCGTGGATCAGTTTCGCGGGGCCGAAGCCGTGGTAGTGCCCTCTTCGAGTTGCGTCGCGATGATGAAAGACCACTACCCCAAGATGGCTGCGTCGCTGAAGGACGAGAAATTGAGGGCGGATGTAGATGCTCTACTGCCTCGGGTGTACGAGTTTTCGGAGTTTTTGACGCGAGGGCTGGGGCTCGTGGATGTGGGAGCTTATTATCCGCATCGGGTGACGTATCACGCGAGTTGCCACGGGTTGCGGAATCTTGAGCTGGGCGATGGGCCCCTTCGGTTGTTGAAAGCTGTTCGAGGGATTGATTTGGTTCCGCTGGAAGGGCTGGAGCAGTGCTGCGGGTTCGGGGGGACGTTTGCCATCAAGAATGCCGAAGTTTCGAGCGCTATGTTGTCCGAGAAGACCACGGCAGTGCTTAATACAGGTGCGGAGGCTTGTACGGCTTGTGACAATAGCTGCCTGATGCATATTCAGGGAGCGCTGCATCGACAGAAAACCGGGGTGAAGACAGTGCATCTGGCGGAGATATTGGCTGGGGATGAGGGAACAACGCGATGAGTGGAGTAGCTTTGGACCCGAAGACGGCGCCGGTGTTCCCAATGGCGGCACGGACTGCGTTGGCCGATACGCAGATGCGGAAGAATGTTCGTCATGCTACGGACGTGATTCAAGCGAAGCGCGCGCGGGTGGTTGCGGAAATGCCCGATTGGCAGCAATTGCGCGAGGCAGGGAAGCAGATCCGCCAGCACACGATGGAGCATCTGGATTTCTATCTGGAGCAATTTGAAGAGAACTGTACGCGGGCGGGCGGCGTGGTTCATTGGGCTCGCGATGCGGAGGAGGCCCGGAAGATTGTTACCGCTCTCGTGAAGGCGAGTGGGTCGGACGAGGTCATCAAGATCAAGTCGATGACAACCGA from Edaphobacter paludis includes:
- a CDS encoding efflux RND transporter periplasmic adaptor subunit; its protein translation is MVRVTRGNLASTLTVAGQFQPYQQVDLHAKVSGYIRHINVDIGDRVYAGQVIATLEVPELNAQLAGAQAEVRHSQSEINRAKSQVAGAKSSHAALHDAYMRLAQAAQQRPGLIAQQELDDALAKDQNSEASVDVAKAALEATEEQLGVSSADKQRVQALSDYSVVTAPFSGVITKRYADTGSLIQAGTASNTQAMPVVQLAQSDMLRLRMPVPEADVPYIEDGGTVQVKVQATGKDFTGKVIRFARALDPTTRTMITEVDVANPTLELSPGMYAEAIISLQQRKSVLTLPIQAVVQGDSQSYVLALDSSNHVQKKIVTLGVQGADKVEITSGLTEGQLVIVSAQANYQVGQPVSPKFESVSMPSEVGGK
- a CDS encoding efflux RND transporter permease subunit, which encodes MSSFAIKYPFFVLMMCLIVVVVGVTTVIGMPVDLFPQVNIPVVVVATFYSGMPPQQIESDITNSYERFFTLGSGIDHIESRSLPGVSLIKIYFQPGVDSNAAVSNISNLAMANLRRLPPGTLPPVVLKFDASNMPVCLITLKGQGLNETQLKDLAQFSVRNQVANVPGASVPQPYGGKYRQIQVYVDPVKLEAHQMSVMDVVKSLNASNLILPAGDVRIGPKDYNIYANSQVPIVDQINDLPLKTVGNSSVMVGDIGQAKDAGQLQTNIVRVDGQKSVYIPVLKQGGNSNTITIVNGVKNAVAHLLDVPKVLKTDVVFDQSVFVKIAVKNVINEGMIGLVLTALMILLFLGNFRATIAVLLSIPISCLATFLILNMGGSSINTMVLGGLALALSRLIDNSVVVLENIFRHMEMGESPVVAAERGGKEVQLAVLAGTVCTCIVFFPVVLLYGVSKYLFTALALSVVIALFASFIVAMTVVPLFCARFIRMDETHEDFEEVESKTDPASALNEAKKRNPFRAVIFHFNRGFYALLAWYERAIWKCLKKPGIVVGGFSFMFILSLAIYPFMGKAFFPRTDPGQFVINVKVPAGTRIELTNEYVARMEQDIRGIVTPHDLNIIVSNIGITPDLSAIYTSNSGMHTAFIQVSLKEDHKIGSYIYMDRVRRKLTEDFPDVGTYFQAGGLVDSVVNQGKPAPIDIQIAGNSLKEDYQLAQATAMKLRKLSSVSDVLVPQDLDYPGLELNINRERAALLGVSPKDVVDNVITALTSDGMIAPSFWVDPKSGNSYMLTVQYPENQIKTLTDFMQIPLRSPDGLKTTPLESLASIKQINTPTEVDHYQLRRLIDIYVMPKTEDLSHANADVNKVLSETKVPEGVIVKEVGAIRDMQSSFSSFGIGLILAIVLVYLVLMAQFASFSDPFVILLAVPPGITGVLVFLWMTGTTVNVMSLMGAVMMTGIAVSNSILIVEFTGTLREKGMGLLQALIEASKARLRPILMTTLATVLGLIPMALALEPGSEQYAPLARAILGGLVVSVVVTVFLVPSAYLLIHHKEETAAEQEAQHG
- a CDS encoding DUF4105 domain-containing protein, which codes for MPQGTFSADDLRQNFASLTIQTSPEEAQKVIEFIRNLSNSSNPYMLFKNNCTTTCVQALKILGILPSNNKIITPKGLWNNLFPKYSGTKNTNFFGQQKAPTNGVNYGYQSGYDPFQLMDLLEKHCTDSWDDKTNTLTSTCN
- a CDS encoding RHS repeat-associated core domain-containing protein — its product is MPFGDALSSIGFDPLHFTRKERDAESGLDNFGARMYASTMGRFMSPDPLNLTDDRVLNPQTLNKYAYAADNPLKYVDDDGKDITVFYEKSAPLEPTSFGHIMFVAENQQTGDAAAMSFGPVHDSEYGLTPLGAPVNSTNSFIAPGHI